CATCCTGCAGCACCCCCCCCAGGTCGGTTTTGCGGTGGGAGCGGCGCACCTCCTGCACCACCACCAGTTCTCCCGCTTCATCGGTGAACGCCACCCCTGCTCCGGGTTCCAGGGCAGCATGGCTGGATTGCACCGTGGCTTCGATGTCCTGCGGGTAGTGGTTGCGCCCCCGCACGATCAGCACTTCCTTGATGCGGCCCGTGACGAACAGTTCCTGCTGCCACAGGAAACCCAGGTCTCCGGTGGGAAAACCAGCTTCTGCCCTGGGGGGTTTGTGCCAGTAGCCAGGGCTGACACTGGGTCCAGACACCACAATCTCCCCAATTTTTCCCTCCGGGAGGGGCAGTCCGGTCTGGGGGTCCAGGATGTCCACCTGCAGTCCCTCTCGCACCTGTCCGCATCCCACCAGTTCGCGGCCCTGGGGGTCTGGAACGGCCTGGTGCTGCTGCAGCTGTTCAGGGTTGAAGGTGGAGGACATCCAGGGTTCACGGGCGTCTCCTCCGGTGACCATCAGGGTGGCCTCGGCCAGTCCGTAGCAGGGATACAGGGCTTTTTCCTGAAAACCAGACGTCAGAAAGGCCTCTGAGAACTGCCGCAACACTGCAGGTCGGATGGGTTCTGCGCCACAGAATGCCACTTCCCAGCAGGACAGGTCCAGGGTCTCGCGGAACTCGGGGGTGGTTTTCTGCACGCACAGTTCATAAGCGAAGTTGGGGCCTCCGCTGCAGGTGGCCCTTTCATTTGCGATGTGCTGCAACCAGCTTTCTGGTTTTTTCAGGAAGGCCACCGGAGGCATCAGGTGCACCTCGAACCCCACAAAAAGCGGGGTGAGGATGCCCCCGATCAGGCCCATGTCGTGGTAAGGTGGCAGCCAGATCATGCCTTTGCTGTCCTGGTGCAACCTGAAAGCATCCTGGATGGTTTTCAGGTTGCTGAGCAGGTTCTGGTGGGTGAGTTTCACCCCTTTGGGGGCCGAGGTGGACCCGGAGGTGTACTGCAGGAAAGCCAGGCTGTCCGGGCGCACCAGGGGCCGCTGGTACGTTGCAGCCTGTTCATCGGGGATCTGGTCGGTGGCCATCCACTGGCAGCGCGGATCTGCAAGACGCTGGGGGTGTTTGCTGTGAAGGCCCTTGATTGTGGCAGAGGTGCTGAGGATCAGGCGGGCCTGTGCATCGTGCAACACGGCATCCAGTCGCCCCATGGTGCGTTCCGAGGCGGGAGGATAGGCAGGAACGGCCACCACCCCGGCATACAGGCAGCCCAGGAAGGCCTGAATGTACTCCAGTCCTGCGGGGTACATCAGCACGGCGCGGTCTCCGGGCTTGAGGGTGGCTTGCAGGACGGCGGCAATGCTGCGGGCCCGCACATCCAGGTGCTGGTAACTCAGGGAGCTGCGCTGCTGGTTTTCGCTGTGAAAGGTGAATCCCATCTGATCGGGTTGCTGGGAAGCGCGGAGGGCACACAAATCAAGCAAGGTATCCAGGGGCTGTGATGAACCGGGTGAATGAATGTGCATAAATTTCGAGTTCAACCTAACAGGTCAAAATCAGGTTTCTGGCACCATCGGTCTAGGTTTCAGGGAAATGCCTTAGCTTTGCCAGGGAAAACACCTTAAGTTCCAGCAAACGAAAGACAGCAGATTTGCAAGCGTTGCCCGGAATGGCCTTCGGTGCAAAATCTCACCCAGAGAGCAATTTTAACGTACAGGAAAATCCAGAGGCATGCCTTTGCCGCGCTGATTTACAAAAGGGTTACATCATTTGACATTGTTTGGTCTGTCAAAAAACATTGTTTTTGCTCTTGAAAAACGCCAGGGGCAGCCTCAGAAGGCTGTCTCTTTTGAATATGGTTTTGCAAAAAAATACAGAACTGCATGAAATCATGCAATTCATGCCTGCTGCAGGTTGAGCTGGGTGTACGCCAGATGAAACCCCTGTGCCTGCACATGGCGGGCCGAAGCAGAACCTGCATCCGCCACCAGCAAAGCAAATTCCGCTCCCTGCTCTGCAGCCAGGGCCAGTCGGGTCTGCAACAGCAACTGGTGCAACCCCTGCCTGCGGAAAGCAGGCACCGTGGCATCTCCATTCAGAAAAGCCAGTCCGTCAAGCACCTGCACACAGGCCACCGCAGCCACTTGATCCCCCTGGTGCACCACCAGGCAGGTGGTGCCAGGACGCTCCAGGGAAACCACATTGAACAGTGCCGAAGCTTCCGTGCACTGCATTTCCCAGGCCAGATGCACCGCCTGCACCCAGGTTTCCCGGTCCGTCACCCGTTCCACCCTAAAACCCGCCAGCGGCTCTGGTCTGAAAGCACGGATCGGCAGCACAAATTTTCCAGACAACGAAGCCACCCGGTACTGGCGTTCCATCAGGTCATGCAGCACCTCTGGCTTTCCCAGAGAAGAAAAAGAAACAGCAGGACTGAGGCCACAGGAACGGTACAGGTCTTCGGCCTGCTGCCACTCATGGGCCGTCCCCCCGGAAAATTCAGCCCCGGAAATGCGGTTGATGGGGTGGTCCCTGCCCATCAAAAGGGCCATCCCCGCTCCCACAGGCAGGATCTGCGCTTCAGATTCAGGACTGAGCCTCTGCAATCCCATCACATACGCAGCGGCCACCTGGGTGTTGAACTGCTCAAGCCTTGCTGCAAAATCCTGATCCACAAACAAAGGGGCCACTGGGGCAATGGAGGTCATGGCCCACAGTGTAAGAACCTTCGGGGAAAAACCCTATACGGGATCTTCCTGATCTGCAATGTCTTCCCTGTCTGGACCCGCCCTTCCAGGCCATCCACTTTGGGGAGGAGGGGTTGTAAAGCGAAGTTTTTCTGTTGCCGTTCAATGAACTGGCACTTCACGGCCGTTCTTTCGCGAAATACTTCGCTGCCGTCTTGGGCAGAACGGCACCTAGAATGGGGCCTGCCCGCAGCTTTAAATACTGTGTTTCCTTCAAGGGTTCTCTGGAATCATCCCTTGCATCCGTTTGGGTGCCTGACAAAAGACCTAGACTGAATTGGGATTTTGTCCACTCCGGATGTCCCGCCTGAGCCTTCAAGGGAGTTGCTCCATGACCTCCAATCCAGATCTCACATCCAAAACCATCACCTTGATTTTCAATGGAGATTTTGAGTTGCTGGACCACACGGTCCAGGACCTGACTTTGCTGGACTTTTTCCTCAGTCACACCGAAATGTTTCGCAAAACCTCCTGCGGCATCCTGCCCGCCACTGGTCCTGCTGTCCAGAAGGCCCATGGCTACCAGAGGGAGACTTCGGCAAAAGGGCAGCTGCAACTGATTCACTTGCACCCACTGGAGAACCTGACCTGGGTGCAACTTGAAGCAGAATTGAAGCATGCGAATGCCATGCTGGAGGTGATGGCCGTGCTGGCAGACCCCTCTCTTTCCGCTGAACGCTGGGTCACCCAGGTGATCGCCCACATCAGTCAGGCTGCCCAGGCCGATGGATCATTTCTGGCTGTACAACAAGGTGACACCATGGTCCTTTGTCCCCCACAGGATTCTGTCCTGCTGGCGCAGAACCCAGTTTCACAGGCCAGGCGGGCCAGGGACCTCTTGTGGCAGGTGGCCACCACTGGCGTGTCGGTCTGCCATGACCATGTGCAACACAGTCCCG
This region of Deinococcus roseus genomic DNA includes:
- a CDS encoding GNAT family N-acetyltransferase encodes the protein MTSIAPVAPLFVDQDFAARLEQFNTQVAAAYVMGLQRLSPESEAQILPVGAGMALLMGRDHPINRISGAEFSGGTAHEWQQAEDLYRSCGLSPAVSFSSLGKPEVLHDLMERQYRVASLSGKFVLPIRAFRPEPLAGFRVERVTDRETWVQAVHLAWEMQCTEASALFNVVSLERPGTTCLVVHQGDQVAAVACVQVLDGLAFLNGDATVPAFRRQGLHQLLLQTRLALAAEQGAEFALLVADAGSASARHVQAQGFHLAYTQLNLQQA